The sequence CCCGCTGTCGACCACCACCTGTTGCGTGGCGGCATCGTCTGCCAGCATGGTGATCAGCACGTCGGCATCGGCCAGCTGTTCCGGCCGTTCTGCCTGCTGCGCGCCGGCGCTCACCAGCGGCTGCGCCGCCTGCGGCGAGCGGTTCCATACCGTTAAGGTGAAGCCCGCCTGCAACAGGTTGGCCGCCATGGCGCTGCCCATCCCACCCAGTCCGGCAAATCCGATCTTCATCATGCGCTCCTTTTTCAGGTTGAAGGTTTTACCCTAGCGCGCCAGGGCAGGAACGCAAATGCCGGAGTGTAACGCCGTCTTACGCGCTATTGACGCGTTGCCGCTGCGGGTATACCTTGATGCCATGAATATATCGATGCACTCCACCCACAATCAGTCATGGTGGCGCCTCTTCTGAGGCGGCACGAGTATTCACATCTCTTATTAATGCCGCCGGTTTGGCGGCATTATTTTTTGTGGCGTTGATCCGGCGGTCCAAGGACTTCAGGAGCACTGTCATGAGCTACACCATTCTTACCGGCGATCGCGCCACCGGCCCACTGCATTTAGGCCACTTCGTCGGCTCGCTGCGCCAGCGCGTGGAACTGCAGCACCAGCATAACCAAACGGTGATGGTGGCGGATCTGCAAGGTCTGACCGACAACGGTAACAACCCGCAAAAAATCAGCGCCAACGTGCTCAACGTGGTGGCCGACTATCTGGCGGTGGGCATCGATCCGCATAAGACCACGATCTGCCTGCAGTCGGCGCTGCCGGCGTTGGCCGAGCTGACGATGTACTACCTTAATCTGGTCAGCGTGGCGCGGCTGGAGCGCAACCCGACGGTGAAAAACGAAATCGCCGAGAAGGATTTCGCCCGCAGTTTGCCGGCCGGTTTTTTGATCTATCCGGTCAGCCAGGCGGCGGACATCACCGCCTTTGGCGCCACCCACGTGCCGGTCGGTGAGGATCAGCTGCCGATGCTGGAGCAAACTAATGAGATCGTGCGGCGTTTCAACCACATCGTCGGCCAACCGATATTAACGGAGTGCCAGCCGCTGTTGAGCAACGTCGGGCGTCTGCCGGGGCTGGACGGGCAGGGCAAGATGTCGAAATCGCGCGGCAACGCCATCCAGCTTGGCGCCGGCGCCGACGAGGTGCACAAGGCGGTGATGAGCATGTTCACCGACCCCGGCCATCTCAACGTCAGCGATCCCGGCCGGGTGGAGGGCAACATGGTGTTCACCTACCTGGACGCCTTCTGCGAAGACGCCGCGCTGGTGGCGGATCTGAAGGCGCACTATCGGCGCGGCGGGTTGGGGGACGTGAAAATCAAACGGCTGCTGGAGGATTGCCTGCAGAGCCTGCTCGAGCCGATCCGCACCCGCCGCGCCGAATTCATCGCCGATAAAGGCGAGCTGACGCGCATCCTGCAGCACGGCACCCGCCGCGCGCATCAGGTCAGCCAGCAGACGCTGCAACAGGTCAAGACGGCGCTGGGGCTGGACTTCTTCACCCTGGCGTGAGGCGAACGCCGGGGCGGCACGCGTCACGCTCCGGCCATAAAACCATCATCCCACTGTCATAAACTTATCCGTTAATAGGTGCCCATAATGATTAGCCACTGAAACCAGAGAAATCATATGGCTCAGGCACTGTTAAAATTGGCACAGCACGACTTTCCAGGGCAGCACGCCGCCGCATCCCGCAAAGTATTGTCGGTAAAGGGACTCGGCAAGGCCTACAAAGCGCAGCAGCGCGTGCTGGATGACATCAATTTCGATCTGCACGCCGGCGAATTCGTGGCGGTGATCGGCCGCTCCGGCGCGGGCAAGTCCACGCTGCTGCACACCCTGAACGGCACCATTCCTTCCAGCTGCGGCGAGATGCTGCACTTCGAAGACGACGGCATCGCGCAGGATATCGCCCAGCTGGCCGGCCGCCAGATGCGCCAGTGGCGCGCGCGCTGCGGCATGATCTTCCAGGACTTCTGCCTGGTGCCGCGGCTGGACGTGATGACCAACGTGCTGCTGGGCCGTCTGAGCCACACTTCCACTCTGAAATCCTTCTTCAAACTGTTCGATGATACCGACCGCGCTCGCGCCATCGAGCTGTTGCAGTGGCTCAACATGCTGCCGCACGCGCTGCAGCGCGCCGAGCACCTCTCCGGCGGCCAGATGCAGCGCGTCGCCATCTGCCGCGCGCTGATGCAAAACCCGCAAATCCTGCTGGCCGATGAACCGGTGGCGTCGCTCGATCCGAAAAACACCCGCCGCATCATGGACGCGCTGCAGAAAATCAGCGAAGACGGCATCGCGGTGATGGTGAACCTGCACTCGGTCGAACTGGTGAAAGAGTATTGCTCGCGGGTGATCGGCATCGCCCACGGGAAGATCGTGTTTGACGGGCATCCTTCGCAACTGAACGAACGGATCCTGCACCAGCTGTATGGCGAAGAAGCCAATCAGATCCATTGAAGCACTTTTGACCTTTACCCTTTACACACAAGGCACACCTGATGAAAAAAGTATTGAGTCTGACCACCCTGATGGCCGGCGCGATGATGGTATTTAATGCTGCCGCAGCGGATGCGCCGAAAGAGCTGAACCTGGGCATTCTCGGCGGCCAGAACGCCACCCAGCAGATCGGCGATAACCAGTGCGTGAAGCAGTTCCTGGACAAAGAGCTGAACGTCGATACCAAGCTGCGCAACTCGTCCGACTATTCCGGCGTGATCCAGGGCCTGCTGGGCGGCAAGATTGACCTGGTGCTGAGCATGTCGCCGTCGTCGTTCGCTTCGGTCTACATCAAGGATCCGAAAGCGGTGGACATCGTCGGCATCGCGGTCGACGACGTCGACCAGTCGCGCGGCTACCACTCGGTGGTGGTGGTGAAGGCCGGCAGCCCGTACCAGAAACTGGAAGACCTGAAAGGCAAGGCCATCGGCTTCGCCGATCCGGATTCCACCTCCGGCTTCCTGATCCCGAACCAGGCGTTTAAAAAGCTGTTCGGCGGCACGGTCGACAACAAATACAACAACACCTTCTCCAGCGTCACCTTCTCCGGCGGCCACGAGCAGGACATTCTCGGCGTGTTGAACGGCCAGTTCGAAGGCGCGGTGACCTGGGCGTCGATGATCGGCGACTACAACACCGGCTACACCAGCGGCGCGTTCACCCGCATGATCCGCATGGATCACCCTGACCTGATGAAACAGATCCGCATCATCTGGCAGTCGCCGCTGATCCCGAACGGCCCGATCCTGGTGAGCAACTCGCTGCCGGCCGACTTCAAGGCCAAAGTGGTCACCGCGATCAAGAAGCTGGATAAAGACGATCACCAGTGCTTTATCAAAGCGATGGGCGGCAAACAGCACATCGGCGACACCACCCTGGCGGAATACCAGAACATCATCGATATGAAGCGCGAGCTGACCAAAGGCGACCGTTAATTCCCGGCTGCCTCGGCCGTCCGAATGAAGGGGTTCAGCGTGCTGAACCCCTTGTTCCATAAAGATGGAAGACCTCTTTTGAATACCGATTTCGCACACTATTACCAACGGATCCGCAGCAAGCAAAAGCGCGAAGCGCTGCTGTGGTCGCTCGGGCTGGTGGTGCTGTACCTGGGCGCCGGCAACCTCGCCGAGTTCAACCTGCACACCGTCTGGGTGTCTATTCCGCACTTCTTCGACTACCTGGCCGAAACCATTCCGACGCTGCATTGGCATTTACTGTTCGCCGACGGGCGCACCGAAGGCTCACTGGCCTACTGGGGTTACCGCCTGAATATCCAGCTGCCGCTGATCTGGGAGACCCTGCAGCTGGCGCTGGCGGCGACCATTTTCTCTGTGCTGGTGGCGACCGTGCTGGCGTTTCTGGCGGCCGGCAACACCTATACCCCGGCCTCGGTGCGGCTGGCGATCCGCACGCTGGTGGCGTTTTTGCGCACCATGCCGGAGCTGGCGTGGGCGGTGATGTTCGTGATGGCGTTCGGCATCGGCGCCATTCCCGGCTTCCTGGCACTGGCGCTGCACACCATCGGCAGCCTGACCAAGCTGTTCTACGAATCGATCGAAACCGCCTCCAACAAACCGGTGCGCGGGCTGGCGGCCTGCGGCGCCACGCCGCTGCAGCGCATGCGCTTCGGCCTGTGGCCGCAGGTGAAGCCGGTGTTTCTCTCCTACAGCTTCATGCGGCTGGAGATCAACTTCCGTCAGTCGACCATTTTGGGGCTGGTGGGCGCGGGCGGCATCGGCCAGGAGCTGATGACCAACATTAAACTCGACCGCTACGATCAGGTCAGCATGACGCTGCTGTTGATCATCGTGGTGGTTTCCGTGCTCGACTACGTGTCGGGCGAGCTGCGTAAGCGCGTGGTGGAGGGGGCAAAATGATAGCGGGCACTCCGGCGTCGGCGGAAACGCTGCGCCAGTTGAAACAACAGCATCCGGCGATCTTCGCGCAGCAGGGGCGCTACCTGCGCACCGTCGGCCTGATCGCGCTGGCGATCGTGCTGTACTATGTGTTCTTCTTCCTGGTCTTCGGCATTACCTGGCCGCAGTTTATCAACGGCTGCCAGCAGCTGGGGCGCTATTTCCTGCGCATGTTCGTCTGGCACGACTTCGTCAACTGGCCGTTCATGTACTACTTCCAGCAGATCGGCATCACCATCGCCATCGTGTTCGCCGGCACCATCACCGCGTCGCTGATCGCGCTGCCGCTGTCGTTCTTCGCCGCGCGCAACGTGATGTCGACGCCGCTGCTGCGGCCGATCTCCGTGCTGGTGCGCCGCTTGCTGGACGTGCTGCGCGGTATCGACATGGCGATCTGGGGGCTGATCTTCGTGCGCGCTGTCGGCATGGGGCCGCTGGCCGGGGTGTTGGCGATCGTGATGCAGGACGTCGGGCTGCTGGGCAAACTGTACGCCGAAGGGCACGAGGCGGTGGACAAGTCCCCCAGCCGCGGCCTGACGGCGGTGGGCGCCAACGGGTTGCAGAAGCACCGCTACGGCATCTTCACCCAATCGTTCCCCACCTTCCTGGCGCTCAGCCTGTACCAGATCGAGTCTAACACCCGGTCTGCGGCGGTGCTGGGCTTCGTCGGCGCCGGCGGCATCGGCCTGGTGTACGCGGAAAACATGCGGCTGTGGAACTGGGACGTGGTGATGTTCATCACCCTGATTCTGGTGGTGGTGGTGATGATCATGGATAAGGTCTCGTCGATGCTGCGCAACAAGTACATCATCGGCGAAGACATCCCGCTGTATCAGCAAAAAAGCCAAATCGATTGAGAAACCCCTTGCCGATCCCTATACTGCCGCACATTCAAGGTGTGTGGCAGTCATTTCGTTTCGCAATGTGCGCACGTCCCCGTTAGACAAGTAAAGGCAATGCAATCCCATGATGAACAACGACGTGCTGCGCAGCGTGCGCTATATGCTGAGCATTAACAACGCCAAAATGGTCGAGATTATCAAACTGGACGATTTCGAGGTGGCGGTGTCGGCGATGGACGCTTACGTGATCAAAGAAGGCGAGCCGGGCTACGAGAAGTGCCCGGACGAAGTGATGGCGCACTTCCTCAACGGCCTGGTGTTCTTCAAGCGCGGCAAGGACGACAAGTTCCCGGCGCCGGCGGTTGAGCTGCCGATCACCAATAACCTGGTGCTGAAAAAGCTGCGCGTGGCGTTCGAGCTGAAAGACACCGACATGCACCAGATCTTCACCGCGGTGGACTTCCGCATCTCCAAGCCGGAGCTGAGCGCGCTGTTCCGCAAAGAAGGCACCAAGAACTACCGCCCATGTGGCGATCAGATGCTGCGCTACTTCCTCAAAGGGTTGGCGCAGCGCGTTCGCGGCGAGTAACGCGCAGCGTTCACTGAGCCTCAGGCGCAATCGCAAGATTGCGCCTTTTTTATTGCCGCTCTCCCGCCCGCCGTTGTTGTACAGGCCCTCAGCCATCCGCCATCGATGGTGGGCGGGCCGCCCCCCGGTTACTTTCTCATGGTCAATTCAATCACCCAAACCATGAGGAAAGCAGGATGCCAACCATCACGAAAACCCAATCACTTTACACGTTGACCCGGCCGGTCTGGCTGGATGTGGCAGGCATGAGCAAAGGTATCGATCACGATCGCCAGCACCTGGGCATCATTCTCGCCGCTGGGCAGGTGCTGCGAGTGCGGCAGACCAACGCGGCGTTTACCGGCAAGCTCACGCTGCGCTTGCTGAATGACGACAGCAAAACGGAGGCTGAATTCAGCGTCGGCGCGAGCTGGGTCGAGGCCCAGGTCAATGCCGTCTCGGTGCCGTTTATCGATACGCCGTACGGGCAGGGCGAACCGGCGCTGGAGTTCGAGTATCCGGACACGGCGAAAGCGCTGCCGGTTTATCGCCGCGGTGAAAACGAAGCCGCATTCTTCGCCCGCTGGGACGATCGGGACGCCGAGTTTGCGCTGGTCGATGCGGAATACGCGGTATTGCTGGTGCCGAAAATCAGTAAACCGGCGCTGAAGTCGCTGGGCGAAGCGAAAAACATCGACGGACTGATCGCCTACTATGACCGCATTTTCACCTTCTACAATGCGCTGACTGGCGTCTCGTTCGAGGCTGAACACGAATCCGATCGCAATATTCGCAACCGCTATTTTATGAAGGCCGATAAACACGGCGCCGGCGCCGCGTATTACGGCGGGCGCTGGACGGCGGAAACCAGCAACTCGGTCAGCAGCTTCTGGCTGACGCCGAAAGACAGCAACTGGGGTAGCCTGCATGAGATCGCGCACGGCTATCAGGGGCACTTTATGGGCGACAAATATTTCTCCACCGGTGAGATGTGGAACAATATTTACGCCGCTTGCTATCAGGACGTGATGCTGGGAGAGCGCAAATACCAGGAAGGGTGGCTGTATAACTACGGCAACGCGGCCGGCGTCGAGAAGAAAATCGTCGATCTGATCGCTCAGGGCACGCCGCTCAACCAGTGGGATCTGCGCTCCAAGCTGTTCTTCGCGATGCTGATGGTCGACAAGGCAGGCAAGAACGCCTTCACGCACTTTAACCAGCAGTATCGCCAAAGCTGCAATACGCCGGGCTTCGTGCCGTCCGAACATGCCTTGCTGGATCTGCTGTCGGCAAGCTTCGCCGCGGCCGGCGAGCAAATCGACGTGACGCCGTTCGTCGAGTTGACCGGCGGCGTGATCACCCAAGCGCAGCGCGATCTCAACGCGTTCAGCCACGCCAAGGCGGTGTACCCGCTCTATCAACTGGTGGATGCGCAGAGTTTGCCGGCGGTGCAGGCACAGCTGAAGCTGGATTCCTCCCTGCGGCTGGTCGATTCCTGTCAGCTCAAGGCGAGCGGCCTGAAAGGCGATGTCGCCCTGAGTCTGGATATCGATGACTTTGCGCAGATCTACGGTGCGGATCTGGTGCTGATGGAAGGGGCGCGCTATGCCTACAAGGTTCGTATCGACGCGCCGACCCTGGCCCTGAATGCGTTGCCGATCGGCGTGTACACCCTGCGTTTACCGACCGGCAAGGATCGCAAATATCGGCCGACGGCGGGTTACCTGACGGTGAAGCAGGGGAAAAACGCGGTAACGCTTCGCTTCGAACGCAAAGCCGCTTCGCCGATCGTTTCACAGGAGATCGCTCTGTTGGGCCTGAGCGATGCGGTCTTCGCCACCGTGGTCGTCGATCGCGCCAAGGGCGCAGTGGTGGTTGACGTGACCAGTACCACGCCGCATTCCTACTTCCCCGGTGAAACCTATGCCCGGGTGACGCTGCGCGATCGGCAGGGCGCGGTGCGCTTCACTAAGGAGATTCAGGGCACTCAGGCTACGTTGAGTCACGACGAACTGCCGTTTGCCGAGGGTGATGACATCGAGATTTACCATGTGGAGCCGAGCCGGGTGCGCTTGAATCCGGCGGCGGCCGGCGTCATCGACAACAAAAACAAAACCAACGTGCTGCGTATCGAAAAAAGCGGGCTGAAAAATCCGGCGTTGCCCGGCGATCCCGAACAAGCGCTGCTGGCGCGCCTGGAACAGGCGGCGCAGCGTTTGCGCCGCCTGCTGCCGGCCTACTACGCGCCGTCGTCGTCGTTCAAGGACGATATTTATCTGGCGATCGGCGCCTTCGCCGAGCCGCAGCGCGAGTCGCTGTTGGCGACCTATCGGGATTGCCTGCCCGCCGACAATACGCCGCCGGACGCTAACGTCGGCAATGCGTTTACCGTGGTTTGCAAAGGGATCGGCGATCGCCAGTTTCTGACCGGCGCCGTCGATCTGGTGAAGAAAACCGTGACCGTGACGCTGTCGGCGGGGATTGCTCACCACTACTTTGCCGATAGCTACGCCTTCCTCAGCGTGACGGATGCGGACGGTAACACCTTGCTCAGCTACGACGTCATCGGCAGCCAAAATCAGCCGGCTAAAACCTGGGTGCTGCCGCTGTCGGGTTATGGCGGTGAGGTGATCCATCTGCGGCATGAAGAGCCGGACAACCGTCTGGCGATCGTCAACGAGATGCAGCACGTGCGGTTGGCGGAGAAGGGCAAGCAACAGACCTACTGCATTACCTCGATCGGTTTGAAACGTATCAACGACTGATCCACATCCCCCTCCCGGGGCGGCGAGCGTCGTCGCCCCGGTTTTCCTCTGCATCATCCCCTTATTGCACTCTTTTTGTTCTGCCGCTGCGCGCCGCTGGTGCAGCCCATTCGCCGCCGTCGTCATAAGTTTTAATTATAATTTATTGAAATCATGAGATTAAAAATTGGCACGCCGGTTGCTCTGTTGAATCCCATCTTGTGTACCAGATGGAATTCAGCCGATGAGCGACCCTGTTGAAACGTGCGGTTTTACCCTCAGTGAATGGCAGCACCATTATCAAACCCGTCCGGCGGGCGAGCGCCTCGCCTGCGTCAGCGCCACGATCGAAGCGCTGGTCGCCGATTTGGATTCAGACGACAACGCCTGGCTGTATCTCGCCACCCCGGCGCAGCGCGAGCGGCAGTATCGGCAACTGGCACAGAGGCTCGAAGCAGTCGCCGGCGATCTCAGCCGCCTGCCGCTGTTCGGCGTGCCGTTCGCCATCAAAGACAATATCGACGTCGGCGGCTGGCCGACCAGCGCCGCCTGCCCGGCGTTCACCTATCAGGCCGCGGCGGACGCCACCGTGGTCGCCAACCTGCGCGCCGCCGGGGCGATCGCCCTCGGTAAAACCAACCTCGACCAGTTCGCTACCGGGTTGGTGGGCACCCGCTCACCCTATGGCGCAGTGGTCAACAGCTTCGACAGCCGCTACGTCAGCGGCGGCTCCAGCTCCGGCTCCGCCTCGGTGGTGGCGCGCGGCCTGGTGCCGTTCGCGCTGGGCACCGACACCGCCGGTTCGGGCCGCGTGCCCGCCGGGTTCAATAACATCGTCGGGCTGAAGCCGACCAAAGGGCGGTTGTCCAACCGCGGCGTGGTGCCGGCCTGCCGGTTGAACGATACGGTATCGGTCTTCGCGCTGACGGTGGCCGATGCCGCGCAGATGGCGGAACTGGCGAGCGGCTTTGACGAAGCAGATCCGTATTCCCGCCCCGATCCGCATACCGCGCCGGCGGATATCCCCGCCGCGCCGCGTTTTGCCGTTCCCGCCCAGCTGGAGTTTTTCGGTGACGTGCAGGCCGAGCGGGCGTTTCACCGCGCGCTGGCGCAGCTGCAGGCGGGCGGCGCCACGTTGGAACCCCTCGATTTCGCGCCGTTTCGCACCCTGGCGGAGCAGCTGTATTACGGCCCCTGGGTGGCGGAGCGCACCGTGGCGATTGAGCAGATGCTGGAAGCGAACCCGCAGGCTATCGATCCGGTGGTGCGCGGCATCGTCGGCAACGGCCTGGGCTACAGCGCCTGCGACGCCTACAAGGCGGAATACCTGCGCGCCGAGCTGGCGCGGCAGATCGCCCAGCGGCTGGCGCCGTTCGACGCGCTGGTGGTGCCGACCGCGCCCACTATTCGCACCCTGGCGGAGATGGCGCAGGAGCCGGTGCTGTTCAATTCGCAGTTTGGCACTTACACCAATTTCACCAACCTGGCCGATCTGAGCGCACTGGCGCTGCCGGGGCCGCTGCGCGAAGACGGGCTGCCGGCGGGCATCACCCTGATTGCGCCCGCCTGGCATGACCGGGCGCTGGCGGCGTTTGGCCTGCGCTGGCAACGGCAAAGCGCCTTACCGCTCGGGGCTACCGGCCGGGCATTGCCGCCGCAGCCCACACCGGCCCCGTCTGCGGGACATGTGCGTCTGGCGGTAGTGGGCGCTCACCTCAGCGGTATGCCGCTCAACGTCCAGCTGACGCAGCGCGACGCGGTGCGGGTGGAGCAAACCGTCACCGCCCCCTGTTACCGCCTCTACGCGCTGGCTGATACCGAGCCGCCGAAGCCGGGGCTGGCGCGCGTGGCGCAGGGAGCGGCGATCCGTCTTGAGCTATGGGACATCCCGCTGGCCCGTTTCGGCGAGTTTGTGGCGGAAATTCCGGCGCCCTTGGGTATCGGCACGCTGCTGCTGGCGGACGGCCGGCGGGTGAAGGGGTTTATCTGCGAAGCCTGGGCGCTGGAAGGCGCCACGGATATTACCGAGTTTGGCGGCTGGCGCGACTATCTCGCCGGCGTTAAGGGGGCATGAACATGTTTACTACCGTACTGATCGCTAACCGCGGCGAAATCGCCTGCCGCGCCATTCGCACCCTGAAACGCCTGGGCGTCACCAGCGTGGCGGTTTATTCCGACGCCGACCGCAATGCGCCGCACGTCACCGAAGCCGACAGGGCGGTGGCGCTCGGCGGCGACAAGGCCGCCGACAGCTACCTGAGCATCGACAAGATCCTTGCGGCGGCGGCAGCCACCGGCGCGCAGGCGATCTACCCCGGCTACGGCTTTTTGTCCGAGAGCGCCGAGTTTGCCGACGCCTGCGAGGCGGCGGGCATCGCCTTTATCGGCCCGACGGCGGCGCAGATGCGCGAGTTCGGTCTCAAGCACCGGGCGCGCGAGCTGGCGGCGTTGGCCGGGGTGCCGATGACGCCGGGCACCGGCTTGCTGGAGAGCGTGGAGCAGGCGGTTGCCGCCGCCGCGCGCATCGGCTACCCGGTGATGCTGAAAAGCACCGCCGGCGGCGGCGGCATCGGCCTGACGCGCTGTGACGACGAGGCGGCGCTGCGCGAGGCTTACGACAGCGTCAAACGGCTGGGAGAGCAGTTCTTCCGCGACGCCGGCGCCTTTATCGAACGCTTCGTCGATCGGGCGCGTCACGTCGAGGTGCAGATTTTCGGCGACGGCCAGGGGCGGGTGGCGGCGCTCGGCGAGCGCGACTGCTCGCTGCAGCGCCGCAACCAAAAAGTGGTGGAGGAAACCCCGGCGCCACACCTGCCGGCGGCGACCCGCCAGGCGCTGCAGCGGGCGGCGGTGGCGCTGGGCGAGTCGGTGAACTATCGCAGCGCCGGCACCGTGGAATTTATTTACGACGCCGCGCGTGACGAGTTTTACTTCCTCGAAGTGAACACCCGCTTACAGGTCGAGCACCCGGTCACCGAGATGGTCACTGGCCTGGATCTGATCGCATGCATGCTGCAGGTGGCGGCGGGCGATGCGCTGGATTGGGCGGCGTTGCAACGCGCGCCGCAGGGCGCGGCGATCGAAGTGCGCCTCTATGCCGAAGATCCGCTGAAGAACTTCCAGCCCAGCCCCGGCGTGCTGACCGAGGTGCATTTCCCCGCCGACGTGCGCCTCGACGGTTGGGTGGCGACCGGCAGCGAAGTCTCGGCGTTTTACGACCCGATGATCGCCAAGCTGATCGTACACGGCGCTGACCGCGCGCAGGCGCTGGAAAAACTGCGCGTGGCGCTGGCGGCGACCCGTTTGCACGGCATCGCCACCAACCTCGATTATCTGCGGCAGGTGATCGCCACGCCGCAATTTCAGCGCGGCGACGTTTGGACGCGCCTGCTGGACGATTTGCATTACCAGCCGCACTGCCTCGAAGTGCTGCAACCCGGCACCTACAGCAGCGTGCAGGACTATCCCGGCCGCCTCGGCTATTGGGACATCGGCGTGCCGCCGTCCGGCCCGATGGACGACTTCGCGTTCCGGCTGGCCAACCGCATCGTCGGCAACCACCCGGCGGCCGCCGGGCTGGAGTTCACCCTGCAGGGGCCGACGCTGCGCTTTCACTGCGACGCCACCATCGCGCTGACGGGTGCCAGCTGCCCGGCCGATCTGGACGGCGAAGCGGTCGCCTACTGGCGCCCGATCGCGGTGCGGGCCGGGCAGGTGCTGACGCTGGGGCGCGCCACGCACGGTTGCCGCACCTATCTGGCGGTACGCAACGGCTTCGACGTGCCGGTGTATCTCGGCAGCCGTTCCACCTTCGCGCTCGGCCAGTTCGGCGGCCACGCCGGGCGCACCTTGCGCGTGGCGGACATGCTGGCGATCGCTCAACCGGAATTGGCCGCCAGCACCACGCCGGCGCCGATCGCCGCGCCGCAGGCGATGGACGACAGCCTGATCCCGCACTACGGCGACCAGTGGCACATCGGCGTGCTGTACGGGCCGCACGGCGCGCCGGACTTTTTCACCGCCGAATCGATAGACGCCTTCTTCGCCACCGACTGGCAGGTGCATTACAACTCCAATCGCCTCGGCGTGCGCCTGTCGGGTCCGAAGCCCGAGTGGGCGAGAGAGGACGGCGGCGAAGCCGGTTTGCATCCTTCCAATGTGCACGACTGCGAGTACGCCATCGGCGCGATCAATTTCACCGGCGACTTCCCGGTGATCCTGACCCGCGACGGGCCGAGCCTCGGCGGCTTCGTCTGCCCGGTGACCATCGCCAAGGCCGAGCTGTGGAAAGTGGGGCAGGTGAAGCCGGGC comes from Serratia sarumanii and encodes:
- the phnE gene encoding phosphonate ABC transporter, permease protein PhnE produces the protein MNTDFAHYYQRIRSKQKREALLWSLGLVVLYLGAGNLAEFNLHTVWVSIPHFFDYLAETIPTLHWHLLFADGRTEGSLAYWGYRLNIQLPLIWETLQLALAATIFSVLVATVLAFLAAGNTYTPASVRLAIRTLVAFLRTMPELAWAVMFVMAFGIGAIPGFLALALHTIGSLTKLFYESIETASNKPVRGLAACGATPLQRMRFGLWPQVKPVFLSYSFMRLEINFRQSTILGLVGAGGIGQELMTNIKLDRYDQVSMTLLLIIVVVSVLDYVSGELRKRVVEGAK
- a CDS encoding DUF1456 family protein, encoding MMNNDVLRSVRYMLSINNAKMVEIIKLDDFEVAVSAMDAYVIKEGEPGYEKCPDEVMAHFLNGLVFFKRGKDDKFPAPAVELPITNNLVLKKLRVAFELKDTDMHQIFTAVDFRISKPELSALFRKEGTKNYRPCGDQMLRYFLKGLAQRVRGE
- the trpS gene encoding tryptophan--tRNA ligase; the encoded protein is MSYTILTGDRATGPLHLGHFVGSLRQRVELQHQHNQTVMVADLQGLTDNGNNPQKISANVLNVVADYLAVGIDPHKTTICLQSALPALAELTMYYLNLVSVARLERNPTVKNEIAEKDFARSLPAGFLIYPVSQAADITAFGATHVPVGEDQLPMLEQTNEIVRRFNHIVGQPILTECQPLLSNVGRLPGLDGQGKMSKSRGNAIQLGAGADEVHKAVMSMFTDPGHLNVSDPGRVEGNMVFTYLDAFCEDAALVADLKAHYRRGGLGDVKIKRLLEDCLQSLLEPIRTRRAEFIADKGELTRILQHGTRRAHQVSQQTLQQVKTALGLDFFTLA
- a CDS encoding putative mucin/carbohydrate-binding domain-containing protein — encoded protein: MPTITKTQSLYTLTRPVWLDVAGMSKGIDHDRQHLGIILAAGQVLRVRQTNAAFTGKLTLRLLNDDSKTEAEFSVGASWVEAQVNAVSVPFIDTPYGQGEPALEFEYPDTAKALPVYRRGENEAAFFARWDDRDAEFALVDAEYAVLLVPKISKPALKSLGEAKNIDGLIAYYDRIFTFYNALTGVSFEAEHESDRNIRNRYFMKADKHGAGAAYYGGRWTAETSNSVSSFWLTPKDSNWGSLHEIAHGYQGHFMGDKYFSTGEMWNNIYAACYQDVMLGERKYQEGWLYNYGNAAGVEKKIVDLIAQGTPLNQWDLRSKLFFAMLMVDKAGKNAFTHFNQQYRQSCNTPGFVPSEHALLDLLSASFAAAGEQIDVTPFVELTGGVITQAQRDLNAFSHAKAVYPLYQLVDAQSLPAVQAQLKLDSSLRLVDSCQLKASGLKGDVALSLDIDDFAQIYGADLVLMEGARYAYKVRIDAPTLALNALPIGVYTLRLPTGKDRKYRPTAGYLTVKQGKNAVTLRFERKAASPIVSQEIALLGLSDAVFATVVVDRAKGAVVVDVTSTTPHSYFPGETYARVTLRDRQGAVRFTKEIQGTQATLSHDELPFAEGDDIEIYHVEPSRVRLNPAAAGVIDNKNKTNVLRIEKSGLKNPALPGDPEQALLARLEQAAQRLRRLLPAYYAPSSSFKDDIYLAIGAFAEPQRESLLATYRDCLPADNTPPDANVGNAFTVVCKGIGDRQFLTGAVDLVKKTVTVTLSAGIAHHYFADSYAFLSVTDADGNTLLSYDVIGSQNQPAKTWVLPLSGYGGEVIHLRHEEPDNRLAIVNEMQHVRLAEKGKQQTYCITSIGLKRIND
- the phnC gene encoding phosphonate ABC transporter ATP-binding protein yields the protein MAQALLKLAQHDFPGQHAAASRKVLSVKGLGKAYKAQQRVLDDINFDLHAGEFVAVIGRSGAGKSTLLHTLNGTIPSSCGEMLHFEDDGIAQDIAQLAGRQMRQWRARCGMIFQDFCLVPRLDVMTNVLLGRLSHTSTLKSFFKLFDDTDRARAIELLQWLNMLPHALQRAEHLSGGQMQRVAICRALMQNPQILLADEPVASLDPKNTRRIMDALQKISEDGIAVMVNLHSVELVKEYCSRVIGIAHGKIVFDGHPSQLNERILHQLYGEEANQIH
- the phnD gene encoding phosphonate ABC transporter substrate-binding protein, whose protein sequence is MKKVLSLTTLMAGAMMVFNAAAADAPKELNLGILGGQNATQQIGDNQCVKQFLDKELNVDTKLRNSSDYSGVIQGLLGGKIDLVLSMSPSSFASVYIKDPKAVDIVGIAVDDVDQSRGYHSVVVVKAGSPYQKLEDLKGKAIGFADPDSTSGFLIPNQAFKKLFGGTVDNKYNNTFSSVTFSGGHEQDILGVLNGQFEGAVTWASMIGDYNTGYTSGAFTRMIRMDHPDLMKQIRIIWQSPLIPNGPILVSNSLPADFKAKVVTAIKKLDKDDHQCFIKAMGGKQHIGDTTLAEYQNIIDMKRELTKGDR
- the phnE gene encoding phosphonate ABC transporter, permease protein PhnE encodes the protein MIAGTPASAETLRQLKQQHPAIFAQQGRYLRTVGLIALAIVLYYVFFFLVFGITWPQFINGCQQLGRYFLRMFVWHDFVNWPFMYYFQQIGITIAIVFAGTITASLIALPLSFFAARNVMSTPLLRPISVLVRRLLDVLRGIDMAIWGLIFVRAVGMGPLAGVLAIVMQDVGLLGKLYAEGHEAVDKSPSRGLTAVGANGLQKHRYGIFTQSFPTFLALSLYQIESNTRSAAVLGFVGAGGIGLVYAENMRLWNWDVVMFITLILVVVVMIMDKVSSMLRNKYIIGEDIPLYQQKSQID